TGAGGGTCACAGTTAAAAGAACGGAACTGGTTATGAATGAACGCACAATCGAAGTGAAAACGGAGTCGGCATTTCAGGGGCAGATCGGTGTGGCGACGGTGGATATTACGCCGCCCGTGGGAATTTATGCTCGCAACTGGGGCGCTGCGAAACATGACGTGGCCGATTCGATTCACCGTCGGCTGACTTTGAATGCGCTGGTGATGTATGCGGCTGGTGCAGCGCAGCCTTTGATTTTTCTGGATGCGGACCTGGGCTGGTGGCGTTCGTTACTGACGTTCAATCGGTTTCAGGCGCGTTTGCTGGAAGAGCTGGAGATAGACGTGTCGGCTTTGATTTTCGGGTTGAGTCATACGCATGCGTCACCCCCTTTGACAGACCCCGATCCGGATTTGCCGGCGAGTGAATCGCTGGCGGAATATCTGGAAACGGTGTATCAGGCTTCCCTCGTCGCGGTACGTGATGCGATCAAAAATGTGGGCAAGGCGGTGCTGGATTGGAAAACCGGGCATTGTCAACTGGCCTCAATGAGAGACCTGCCTGATCCCGCTCCGCGGACCGAGCGGATCTTGTGCGGTTGGAATCCGAGTGAGCCTGCGGATGATACGCTGGTGGTCGGCCGCATCAGTGATGGTGAAGGAAATCTGAAGGCGGTGATTGTAAATTACGCCTGCCATCCAACGACGCTGGCCTGGGAGAACACGGCGATCTCACCCGATTTTCCGGGCGCGATGCGGGATACGATTCGGGAAACGCTGGGGGTCCCTGCTCTGTTTATGCAAGGGGCATCAGGCGAACTGTCGCCCCGATATCAGTATGTCGGTGATACTGAAGTGGCAGATCGGCATGGGCGTCAGCTGGCATATGCGACACTCGCAACGCTGGAAGATATGGAACCGGCGATGACGTGCCTGGAATTTGAAGGGGTGATGGAATCAGGGGCGCCCCTGGCGGTGTGGCGGCATGAGCAGGTCGAACCGAGTTCGGTGCTCAAAGCGCTGGAAGTGAAAGTGGAGCTGCCTTTAAAAGACTGGCCTTCTGCGGAGGAGCTGGAACGCCTGCGGCAGGAGTGTCCTGATCGGGCGCTGGAAGAACGTTTGCGACGGCGGCGCAATATTCGTCGGGGGATTGGCGATGGAACCACTTTGGAACTGCCTATCTGGGTCTGGCGGATGGGGGATACGATTCTGGTCGGCAGCCGCACCGAGGCGTATTCGATTCTGCAGCGCGAACTCAGAAAACGATTTCCGGAGCGGACGATTGTCTGTCTGAATCTGATCAACGGGACCACCGGATATCTGGCACCGGCAGAGTTGTACGATCTGGATTTATATCAGGTGTGGCAAACACCGTTTGAACGGGGCGGTCTGGAGATTCTGATTGAAGGGATGGCGGATGCCATTGGGCAGATCATTGCCGAGTAATCTGAGATCACAAACTAAGTAGAAAGGCGAAGAGGATGTCGGGGATGATTCGGGGGGTACTGCCGGTATTGCATACGCCTTTGCTGGCCGATGAAACGATTGACCGGGAATCGCTGGAACGCGAGATCGACTGGTGTTACGAACTGGGCGCTGACGGCATCTGTGGGGCGATGGTTTCGGAAGTGCTGCGTCTGACATATGAGGAACGGCTGGAATTGACGCGGTTGATGTCTGAGGTTTCAGATGGACGCGGGGCTGTGATCGCCAGTGTGGGAGCGGAGAGCACGCGTCAGGCGTTGGTCTTTGCCCGTCATGCTGAAGAGGTGGGCTGCGATGCGGTAATGGCGATTCCGCCGGTGACGACGGCGCTGCCGGAGGCGGCTTTGTGGGATTATTTTTCTGCGCTCGCCGAACAATGTTCTTTGCCATTGATTGTGCAGGACGCGTCTTCTTATGTCGGGAATGCGATCTCGATTGATTTTTACCGACGCCTGCTGGAACAGTATGGGGCGGAAAAAATTCGGTTCAAACCGGAAGCATCGCCGATTGGTCCGAACCTGTCGGCGCTCCGCGATGCGACGGACGGCCTGGCTTTGATCTATGATGGCTCGGGTGGGATTTTGCTGGTCGATGCGTATCGACGGGGCATCAGCGGCACGATGCCGGGTGTGGATTTGCTGGATGGAATCATCGCACTCTGGAAAGCACTACGGACCGGCGATGAGGCGGCGATCTATCGGATTTATTTTCCGATCTGTGCGATTGTGGCGCTGCAGTTACAGGCGGGGCTGGACGGTTTTCTGGCGATCGAGAAATATCTGCTGGTCAAACGCGGGATCATTTCGTCGGAGCAGCGCTGTACTCCGCACGCGTGGTCGCTCGATGAGGAAACAAAAGCGGAAGTGGATCGTCTGTTCGATTTACTGATGCAGGCACTATAGCGGAAGCAGGGATTGCGCTTCGGGGAGACATCGTTGTGGCTGAATCGGAAACTTCGTCAGAGACAGAACAGGCAGCACCCACCCATGCGCGGTTTATGGTGATGACGCTGTTGTGTCTGATTGCTGCGATCGCGTATATCAGCCGCAATGCGATTGCGGTGCCCGCGGATACCATTGAGAAAGAGCTGGGACTGAGTTCGACTCAGATGGGTTGGGTGATGAGTGCGTTCTTCTGGAGCTATGCGCTGTCACAGATTCCGAGCGGCTGGATTGGTCACATCTGGGGGACGCGTCGGGCGCTGAGTCTGTTTGCGATTTTATGGTCGATTGCGACGGCGTTGATTGGCGTCGTGACCGGCTTCTGGACGCTGGTGCTGGCGCGGTTGATTTTCGGCGTCTCTCAAGCGGGGATCTTCCCCTGCTCTGCGAATACGATTTCGAAGTGGCTGCCGGAATCGAGCCGTGGTTTTTCCAGTGGTTTGCTGGGAAGTTTCATGTCGATCGGGAGTGCCGTGGGGGCGCTGTGTATGGGCGTGATGCTGGTCGGTTTTGATTTCTTCGGAGTTTCCATTCCCGCGATCACCTGGCGGACGGCGATGTGGATTTTCGCGGTGCCGAGTGTGGTGTGGGCGATCTGGTTTTACTATTGGTTTCGAGATCGACCAGAACAGCACGCGGGCGTTAATGAGGATGAGCTGCGGATCATTCGCGGGGCCTCTGCCCAGACCGAGTCGGAACAAACGGATGAATCGTCTGAAGACGCACACGGCGAGCCGACTCCCTGGGGGCAGATTCTGACGAGTTTTTCGATGTGGATGATTTGTGGTCAGCAGTTCTTTCGGGCCGCCGGTTATATTTTTTACGTGACCTGGTTTCCGACTTACCTGCAGAAGGCACGTGGTATTGAGATGTCGACTTCGGGGATCTGGTCCAGCGTTCCTCTGGTGCTGTACCTGATTGGAAACGTGCTGGGAGGCGCGATCGTAGACTGGGTGTTACAAAAAACAGGAAGTCGTCGCTGGAGTCGTCAAGGGGTGGCGATCACTGCCATGCTGGGTTGTGGGGTGTGTACGTTATGTGCGTATTTCGTGGATGAAATGAATCTGGCGATGGCGTTGATTTCGGTGAGTATGTTTTTCGCAGGGCTCAGCGGTGCGTGTGGTTATACCGTCACGATTGATAAAGGAGGCCAGCACGTCGCGCCGATTTTCGGAATGATGAATATGGCGGGCAATCTAGGGGCGGCGTTGTTGCCTGTAATAGTGGGCGCGATGTTTGATGCGGGCCAGTATGACGCTGTGTTGATTTTGATGGCGGGGATTTATGTGACTGCGGCGCTGTGCTGGATGTTACTGAATCCGAATGGAACGGTTTTTGACGAACGTTCTGCAGCAGTGAAGGCGTAAAAAAACTCTGACCGACGAGCCGATCAGAGTTCTAGTGTTTTTTATCGATATGGTTTTCTGGGATCCAGGTCGTTTTTTTGAATTCGAACGGTGGCTACCCAAGATGTCCAACCGGGGCTAACGCCCTGCGGCTAGTGGTTTTTTTTGCGGTCATAGTCCAAGAAACAAAGGCAATATCGCACCATCGGCTAAGGTTTGATCTTACATAGCTAACGCAGCAGATCTCAAAATCAGGATCAGAACGATTAAATCAACGCGATCTAGTTGTTCAGGCTCCAGTAGATCACATAGCCGCCGACGATGATGGTATAGCAGAACGTGAAGACGAGCATCTTGGTCAGAAAGCGACCGGCGCTGGCGTCTTCGGAAGCCATGGTATCAATCTCGGTTTCTGTATATGGCAGCGTTTGTGCTGTGGAAGTCTCATCGGAGGCGGGTGTGGGATCGTTCATTGATTTCTCTGCATTTAAATTGATGAAAGCGGCAAAGTGATGAAAGAGGGACGCGTTTATTTTTCCAGGAATTCGAGTAATAGATTACTCGAAGGATAAGGGTGTCCGCAATGTTGAACAAAGGCTTCGCCGTAGGCTGTGCCGATTTCTTTTCCGCGGGCGGCAGACCAGCGTTCGGTGCCGTCGAGGTATTCGTCGAGCCCATGCTGCTTTCGGAGCCAGGCACGCTGACTTTCGTGGCAGGCCAGCATTTTGATTTTGAGGTCGAACGTTTCGGAAATATCGAGAATGAACTGCGGCTTGATTGGGTTTCCAAAGTAGTCACAGCCTTCGATGGGATCGACGTAATACAGGTGCGGGATCTTTTCCGTCGGTGGTGCGGGGTTAAACAGGTGCGTTGTGTAATTGGGAGCAGAAGCACCGAAACAGGCATCGCGGACGAGGCGACTGGTCATTTCGTGGTCGCTCATGTAATCGACCGGGGGAGCGGTGATCACGATATCCGGTCGGGCTTTGCGAACCGCTTCTGTGACCCGCTGGCGGGATTCATTGTCGTGAATAATGGCCAGGTCCCGGAATTCGAGACACATGTAGTCGGCACCGAGCATGTCGGCTGCTTTCTGTGCTTCTGCGCGGCGGACATTGGCGATTTCCACCGGTCCCATTTCGGCACTACCACAGTCACCGGCGGTCATCGTGGCGATGGTGATGTGACAACCCTTATTTTTCAGGCGGGCCAAAGTGCCCGCGCATTGGATTTCGATATCATCGGGATGAGCGTGAATCGCCAGAATACGCAGAGATTCTGCCTGATTTACCATGAAAATTTCTCTCTCTGTACATTTAGGTCTAACAATTGGTAGTGAGCTTTGTATGAGACTAGTTATAATAAACATTCATAAAAAAAACACGCGTACCGAGAATACTGTTCGCGTGGTTACTTTAAATGACAGGTTCAATCCGGTGGAATTGGGAGTTGCGTAATCCGATTCTGCATGAGGATTTTGCCGGTTTTATTCTTGCTTAACAGGTAAACGACGTCTGATGGCTACTGATCTTTCCCGTTCTGTACATGTTACTCCGAAGTCCAAATTTGTGAGACATACGAAAGTCCCGACGGTGATTTTCGAAACCTCTTCAGAATTAGCGAAATATGTCGCTTCCGTCGTCGCGGATTTAATCCGAAAAAAAAATGAAGCTGGCGTGTCGACCATTCTGGGACTGCCGACCGGATCGACGCCTTTAGGCGTGTATCGGGAATTAATTCGCCTGCACAACGAAGAACAGCTCGATTTTTCGAACGTGATTACGTTCAATCTGGATGAATACTGGCCGATGGATCCGGATTCGATTCACAGCTATCACAAGTTTATGCATGAGAATTTCTTCGATCATGTGAATGTCAAACCGGAGAATATTCATATTCCCCGTGGTGATATTGCTGCTGAAGATGTTGACTCATTCTGTGAGGAGTATGAGCACAGTATCGAAAAGGTCGGCGGGCTGGACTTACAATTGCTGGGGATTGGCCGTTCGGGGCACATCGGTTTTAACGAGCCGGGAAGTGCTCGCAACAGTCTGACGCGGCTGGTTAACCTGGATCCTGTTACCCGCCGTGATGCAGCCAGTGGATTCTTCGGGGAAGATAATGTGCCTCATCATGCGATTACGATGGGGGTCGGCAGTATTCTGGCTGCGAAGAAAATTATCATCATGGCGTTGGGCGAACATAAAGCGCCTGTCGTGAAACGTGCTGCCGAAGATGAAGTGACGGATGAGGTTTCCGCGAGCTTTCTGCAAACGCATACGAACTCGCTATTTGCGGTGGACAGTGCGGCTGCAGCTGAGTTGACGGCAATGAAAACTCCCTGGATTGTAGGGAATATTGAGTGGACACCTCAACTGGAGAAGAAGGCGGTAATCTGGCTGACCAGAGAGGTCGGTAAGCCTTTGTTGAAGCTGGAAACAGAAGATTTTCTGCACAACCACCTGCATCAGCTGATTCATAAACATGGTTCGGTGGGACAGATTCGCCAGCGTGTATTTGATGAACTGCTGGAAGGAATCTGTACGAAACCCGCGGGAGTCGATCCGAAACGCGTGATAGTTTTCAGTCCGCATCCGGATGATGATGTGATTTCGATGGGGGGCACGTTGATTACGCTGGCTGATCAGGGGCACGATGTTTATATCGCCTATATGACCAGCGGAAATATCGCCGTGTTTGACCATGATGCATTACGTCATATTGACTTTGTGCTGGAGTTCCATAAGCTGTTTCATCCTGATGATCAGGCAACGTTGACGCATCTGCAAAATCTGAAGGAAGACATCGACAGCAAAAATGCCGGGGATTTGGATACACCCGAGATGCTGGGAATCAAAGGGCTGATTCGCAAGACGGAAGCGACCGCGGGGGCGGAAGTCGCCGGTGTGCCGGAAGAGCGTTTACGATTTCTGAATCTGCCCTTCTATCAGACAGGACAGGTTTCGAAAAAGCCGATCGGTGAAGAGGATATTGCGATCGTGGCTGATTTATTACGTGAGATCAATCCGCATCAGATTTATGTGGCCGGAGATCTTTCCGACCCACATGGAACGCACCGGGTGTGTGCCGAGGCGGTGATCAACGCCGTCGATGTGGTTGCCGAGGAAGGAATTGCTCCCGAATTCTGGATGTACCGCGGTGCCTGGGAAGAGTATGAACCGCATGAGATTGAACGGGCGGTTCCTTTGAGTCCGGAAGTGGTCTTGAGAAAGCGGGAGGCCATTTTTAAACATGAGTCACAGAAGGACAGTGCCTTTTATCCCGGCAGCGACAAACGAGAATTCTGGGTGCGAGCAGAAGATCGAACCCGTAATACAGCAACGGTTTATAATGATCTTGGTTTGCCGGAATACTTCGCGATTGAGGCCTTCAAGCATTATCATGGCGAATTGTAAGGTGAGCGGTGCGAATCTGGTCTCGATCTGAGCCTGATTTCGACTAAGGAGCCGGAAAAAGATTTCTGAAATCAGGGATCAGATTGTAATTTTTGCCAGCTTCGTCTTGCCTTGAAAGTGGTATTTGTCGTAAAACTCGCCACATCAAGTGTTTTAGCCCGAATTCGGGTTGGAGAGAATGTCTCCTGAAACAGTTGAGTTGAGTCTACTTGAAGAATGACGTCGCTGTTTTCTTTGAGTGTGCTTGTTCGATCATTTTGCTGAGGGAATGGCAGGATTCGCTTTCAGAGATTTCGCTACCTCGGTTCTTCAGATATTACTGACTCTCAAAGGAAGGAGAGGAATAGGCCATGAGGCATCGACACCATATCAGTACGGTTGCAGCGTGCTTGCTGTTAGTCACACAGTTTGGTTGTGGGGGGGGAGATAGCCCGACACCACAAACTGCAGGTAATCCGCTGGATGGCAAGCTGGAAGGAGTGCCTGCCGAATCACAAAATGGTTCAAAGCCTTCTGCAGAAATTAAGCAGGTTTCTTCAACCGGACCTGCATTAAAGCAGAATGCGAATTTGATCCGGACAGCCAGTCTGGAACGTGACAAGCTCGACATGGATGATCTTGATAACGACGCTCCTTCTCTAGCGGACGAAGAGGTCAAAATCCAGGAGCTGAAAGAAGGCACTGCAGAATGGAATGTGCGTGAGATCACACGTTTGAAAGTACAGGCTTTACCTAAAACGCAAAACGTTGATGAATTAAGAAAAGCACGTGCAGAGCGGAATAAGAAAATCATCCAGCTGGCGATGGAAGCAGTTAAGCAGACACATGCAGACAAGGAAAAGCAGCGTCTGTTTTCGGTCTGTGTTCGTCATCTGTTAGATGCGCATTTGCAGCTCGCTTTAGAGGGAGATCAGGAAAGTATCGATGCTTTGTACGATCATTCTGAGTCTCTGTTTAAACGCGATCCTGATTCTCCTTCTGCAGCAGATGCCGGATTTACGGTCGCCAAGTTTGCGAATACCAGCGCACAGCGATTTGCTCAGCAGGAACCGCGTTGGATCGAGGAATTTGTCAAGCAGTCTCGTCTGTTTGCTTCACGGTTTCCCAGGGAAACGATTCGTGCTCCTCAATTACTGCAAGCTGCTGCACAAACCTGTCAGTTATATGGCATGAATAAGCAGGCGCTGGATTGCTGTGTTGATCTGGAAACTCGCTTTCCTAAAAGCAGTGAAACCGCGCAGGTCGCCGGCTTAACGCGTCGTTTACGATTAAAGGGTCAACCGCTGCATCTGGCGGGAGAAACCATTGAAGGCGGATTTGTTTCGATTGATGATTACAAAGGAAGTGTGGTGCTGGTCGTATTCTGGGCGACCACCGCGAAGCCTTTTATTGAGCAACTGCCTCAGATTCAGGCTCTGTCACAAAAATACCGTAAGTATGGTTTTGAAATTGTGGGTGTGAACCTGGATGAAGAAGAGCCTGCCATTGATGCGTTTCAGGAAAAGACTTCGCTGGACTGGCGACAGATTTTCTATTCATCACGCGATAAACGAGGATGGAATAATCCTGCAGCCGTTTATTACGGGGTGCGAACTGTGCCGATGCTGATGCTGGTCGATCATACCGGCGTGACCGAAATCGTGACATCCAATGCTGGTCAACTGGAAGAGCCTTTGCGGGCGTTACTGCGAAAGAAGACAGCAGCGAATGCGAAGTAGCTGAATTCCGATTAAGATCGCTTTCAATTCACTCCGAAGATTGGTTCTCAGTCTTCGGAGTTTTTTATTGACGCCGCGGCTCTGATTGAGTGAAACACGGATCAGGGAAGAGACGTAGCCGGCTGGAATTTCTGTAGACGTTCACCAACGACTTTGTTGTCGGGCATCAAGGTTCCCATGACGGAAGCCAGAGCGGTATTGAGCTTGGGATCTTTTGCATCCTGATATGCCTGGCGGATTTCGGCGACCTGCATGGAGTCGACGAGTAGCCCGAATTTCTGGATATGAAATGCCAGTTGCAGCGCGGCGATTTCTTTAACGTCGGCTTCCATCGTTTTGTTTGTGACGACTTTTACGAGATCTGCTTGAGCGGAGCGAGTGGGGATGCCTCCGAGCGTGATGAGCGCGTTGGATGCCAATGCCCGTTCCGGTATCAGTTGCAGTAATGGTTTCTCTGTCGGTTTTAGATCGTAAATGTTGGTGCGTTGACTGGAAGCGATGTGAGATAACCAGTAGAGTGCTGCCGCCCGATATTCGGAACGCAGTTCTCCGGTGAGTTCAGGTGTTTTCAAGCTACTGAGGAATGGTTTGACCTGAGTTCCAATGTCTTCGGTGTTTTCTGATTCAACGATGTAGTTGACCAGGGGGTAACGCCGAGTCGAGTATTCGATTTTATTCTGCAGTCGGAGTGGTCCGTAAATAATGATCGGAATATTCGCTGTGCGGGAATCGGCTCGCAGGTTGGCGATGGTTTGCGAAAGCCCCCAGCGTGAAATATTGTATTCCAACGCGATGAATTCGATATCCATCCGCTCGGTTGCGGCTTTGAAGCCTGCTTTGCCGGTCTGGTAGGGCTGAGTTTCATATCCTAATTCATGGAACACGCCTGCCATTGTTTGTCCGCGGGGAACACTGGAATCGACGACAATCGCAGATTGTGCTCCTTCGCCTTCCAGAGCACGGGTCAGGATGGCAATGACACGCGTGGCACCGGGAAATGGTTTGGCGGGATCGAGCTGCATGATTGCGGTTGCTGCGGCGAACTGAACCCGTCGATCGGGGTAATTCAAAGCAGCGATAATGGATGAGTGCTTATCAAGTTGTTCGTAGAGCAAGGTCCGCGAGCCAATTTGCCCCAGGGCTTTGAGTGCTGCCAGGGCACTGGGAGTGTGTCCCTGCTTCATGGCTAAAGCGAGAACCCGGCTGACGGCAGAAGGGCCTGAGAGTAAAGCCAGATTAAATGTGGTCCCAGGACCTTCCGGCAAAGGATGATTCCAGCCGACATGGAAGGATTCGAGTGCCAGTGCCATTGCTAAATAGAGTGTCTGGACATCCTGTTTGTCCGGTGACATTTCCAGTGCTTCTTTTGAAAGACGCAGGCCTTCGATCAGATTGATTTCCTGGGCGGGCAGTTCCTTTTCCACAACGGTCTGCTGCGCTGCATCCCAGGTCCAGATTTTCTGTTTGTCAGATTGATCGTCGTATGTTTTGTAAAAGCGGAGTGCTGCGTTCTTCAAG
This genomic interval from Gimesia alba contains the following:
- a CDS encoding alkaline ceramidase, which encodes MNERTIEVKTESAFQGQIGVATVDITPPVGIYARNWGAAKHDVADSIHRRLTLNALVMYAAGAAQPLIFLDADLGWWRSLLTFNRFQARLLEELEIDVSALIFGLSHTHASPPLTDPDPDLPASESLAEYLETVYQASLVAVRDAIKNVGKAVLDWKTGHCQLASMRDLPDPAPRTERILCGWNPSEPADDTLVVGRISDGEGNLKAVIVNYACHPTTLAWENTAISPDFPGAMRDTIRETLGVPALFMQGASGELSPRYQYVGDTEVADRHGRQLAYATLATLEDMEPAMTCLEFEGVMESGAPLAVWRHEQVEPSSVLKALEVKVELPLKDWPSAEELERLRQECPDRALEERLRRRRNIRRGIGDGTTLELPIWVWRMGDTILVGSRTEAYSILQRELRKRFPERTIVCLNLINGTTGYLAPAELYDLDLYQVWQTPFERGGLEILIEGMADAIGQIIAE
- a CDS encoding dihydrodipicolinate synthase family protein: MSGMIRGVLPVLHTPLLADETIDRESLEREIDWCYELGADGICGAMVSEVLRLTYEERLELTRLMSEVSDGRGAVIASVGAESTRQALVFARHAEEVGCDAVMAIPPVTTALPEAALWDYFSALAEQCSLPLIVQDASSYVGNAISIDFYRRLLEQYGAEKIRFKPEASPIGPNLSALRDATDGLALIYDGSGGILLVDAYRRGISGTMPGVDLLDGIIALWKALRTGDEAAIYRIYFPICAIVALQLQAGLDGFLAIEKYLLVKRGIISSEQRCTPHAWSLDEETKAEVDRLFDLLMQAL
- a CDS encoding MFS transporter — its product is MAESETSSETEQAAPTHARFMVMTLLCLIAAIAYISRNAIAVPADTIEKELGLSSTQMGWVMSAFFWSYALSQIPSGWIGHIWGTRRALSLFAILWSIATALIGVVTGFWTLVLARLIFGVSQAGIFPCSANTISKWLPESSRGFSSGLLGSFMSIGSAVGALCMGVMLVGFDFFGVSIPAITWRTAMWIFAVPSVVWAIWFYYWFRDRPEQHAGVNEDELRIIRGASAQTESEQTDESSEDAHGEPTPWGQILTSFSMWMICGQQFFRAAGYIFYVTWFPTYLQKARGIEMSTSGIWSSVPLVLYLIGNVLGGAIVDWVLQKTGSRRWSRQGVAITAMLGCGVCTLCAYFVDEMNLAMALISVSMFFAGLSGACGYTVTIDKGGQHVAPIFGMMNMAGNLGAALLPVIVGAMFDAGQYDAVLILMAGIYVTAALCWMLLNPNGTVFDERSAAVKA
- a CDS encoding PIG-L deacetylase family protein, with amino-acid sequence MVNQAESLRILAIHAHPDDIEIQCAGTLARLKNKGCHITIATMTAGDCGSAEMGPVEIANVRRAEAQKAADMLGADYMCLEFRDLAIIHDNESRQRVTEAVRKARPDIVITAPPVDYMSDHEMTSRLVRDACFGASAPNYTTHLFNPAPPTEKIPHLYYVDPIEGCDYFGNPIKPQFILDISETFDLKIKMLACHESQRAWLRKQHGLDEYLDGTERWSAARGKEIGTAYGEAFVQHCGHPYPSSNLLLEFLEK
- the nagB gene encoding glucosamine-6-phosphate deaminase yields the protein MATDLSRSVHVTPKSKFVRHTKVPTVIFETSSELAKYVASVVADLIRKKNEAGVSTILGLPTGSTPLGVYRELIRLHNEEQLDFSNVITFNLDEYWPMDPDSIHSYHKFMHENFFDHVNVKPENIHIPRGDIAAEDVDSFCEEYEHSIEKVGGLDLQLLGIGRSGHIGFNEPGSARNSLTRLVNLDPVTRRDAASGFFGEDNVPHHAITMGVGSILAAKKIIIMALGEHKAPVVKRAAEDEVTDEVSASFLQTHTNSLFAVDSAAAAELTAMKTPWIVGNIEWTPQLEKKAVIWLTREVGKPLLKLETEDFLHNHLHQLIHKHGSVGQIRQRVFDELLEGICTKPAGVDPKRVIVFSPHPDDDVISMGGTLITLADQGHDVYIAYMTSGNIAVFDHDALRHIDFVLEFHKLFHPDDQATLTHLQNLKEDIDSKNAGDLDTPEMLGIKGLIRKTEATAGAEVAGVPEERLRFLNLPFYQTGQVSKKPIGEEDIAIVADLLREINPHQIYVAGDLSDPHGTHRVCAEAVINAVDVVAEEGIAPEFWMYRGAWEEYEPHEIERAVPLSPEVVLRKREAIFKHESQKDSAFYPGSDKREFWVRAEDRTRNTATVYNDLGLPEYFAIEAFKHYHGEL
- a CDS encoding TlpA family protein disulfide reductase, encoding MRHRHHISTVAACLLLVTQFGCGGGDSPTPQTAGNPLDGKLEGVPAESQNGSKPSAEIKQVSSTGPALKQNANLIRTASLERDKLDMDDLDNDAPSLADEEVKIQELKEGTAEWNVREITRLKVQALPKTQNVDELRKARAERNKKIIQLAMEAVKQTHADKEKQRLFSVCVRHLLDAHLQLALEGDQESIDALYDHSESLFKRDPDSPSAADAGFTVAKFANTSAQRFAQQEPRWIEEFVKQSRLFASRFPRETIRAPQLLQAAAQTCQLYGMNKQALDCCVDLETRFPKSSETAQVAGLTRRLRLKGQPLHLAGETIEGGFVSIDDYKGSVVLVVFWATTAKPFIEQLPQIQALSQKYRKYGFEIVGVNLDEEEPAIDAFQEKTSLDWRQIFYSSRDKRGWNNPAAVYYGVRTVPMLMLVDHTGVTEIVTSNAGQLEEPLRALLRKKTAANAK
- a CDS encoding HEAT repeat domain-containing protein; protein product: MSLNNRILAGFALVFFFAVSMPICAWSQENTPAKTQESTSLGNLSADDLLLSKPETPEQLMQAIVQLNDLGQATSAKPFLEELIKANIDDETVLKLRDKYGPAAFLALANNKTLQPDSVTLLKKMEAAFRAYATDPARIDGLLNDLSGNATKRTIAIIELKSAGAIVAPTILKRLSKNEDPTTNDELVFALSQLGTPVVQPLIAALRAPSENIRKIAAVVLGEIGDPAATLYLWNPAFSQSQPQSVQLAARQALAKILKKDPRNLFELNRHEAQMVLKNAALRFYKTYDDQSDKQKIWTWDAAQQTVVEKELPAQEINLIEGLRLSKEALEMSPDKQDVQTLYLAMALALESFHVGWNHPLPEGPGTTFNLALLSGPSAVSRVLALAMKQGHTPSALAALKALGQIGSRTLLYEQLDKHSSIIAALNYPDRRVQFAAATAIMQLDPAKPFPGATRVIAILTRALEGEGAQSAIVVDSSVPRGQTMAGVFHELGYETQPYQTGKAGFKAATERMDIEFIALEYNISRWGLSQTIANLRADSRTANIPIIIYGPLRLQNKIEYSTRRYPLVNYIVESENTEDIGTQVKPFLSSLKTPELTGELRSEYRAAALYWLSHIASSQRTNIYDLKPTEKPLLQLIPERALASNALITLGGIPTRSAQADLVKVVTNKTMEADVKEIAALQLAFHIQKFGLLVDSMQVAEIRQAYQDAKDPKLNTALASVMGTLMPDNKVVGERLQKFQPATSLP